Below is a window of Flavobacterium sp. N2820 DNA.
CTCTTTCAGAGTGACAAACTATGTGAATAACATTAAACCGCAGATTCGTAGATTGATTTAAAATCAGCGAATCTGCGGTTTTTTCTTCTTGTTTTTGTAACATTTTTCATTTTTTACGTATAATAGATAAACTAAAAAACTATAAAAATGGAAAAAAGAAACGTTGGAAAAATAATTGCTGGAGTTGTAGTCATTGCATTTGTGTTTATTGCCGCTTTAATGTTTGGTTTGCCAAGATATAACGTGTGGCAACAAGAAATGGCAGGAAAAGCAGAAATGGCAAAAGCCGAGCAAAATCGTAGAATTTTAGTAGAAGAAGCAAAAGCCAAATTAGAAGCCGAAAAATTAAACGCACAAGCCGAAATTGAACGCGCAAAAGGGATGGCAGAAGCCATGAAATTAGAAAATGGAACGTTAAGCGAAACGTATAACCAATATTTATTCATTAGAACGTTAGAGAAATTAGCAGATAAAGGCGATTTACCACAAATTATCTACGTACCAACTAATGGAATGGTTCCGGTAATGGATGTTTCTAAAAAATCACCTGTAAAGCAAATGCAAGAATAATGTCAAAATGACATTTCTAAATTTTGGCTTGTATTTTGATATAATTTTAGTAACTTTAAATTGTAAATAATAAAAAGATATGTGGACATATTATATAATAATTGGAGCGATTGCTCTTGTGAGTTGGTTAGTAAGTAATAAATTGAAGAGTAAGTTTGCTTTTTATTCAAAAGTAACTTTGCGTAATGGAATGAGTGGTGCCGAAATTGCAGAAAAAATGTTGCAAGACCACGGAATTACCGATGTAAAAGTAATTTCAACACCCGGTCAATTAACAGACCATTATAATCCGGCGAACAAAACAGTTAATTTGTCAGAAGCAGTTTATAACCAAAGAAATGCAGCCGCAGCCGCTGTTGCAGCTCACGAATGTGGTCATGCGGTACAACATGCGCATGCCTATGAATGGTTAACCATGCGTTCTAAAATGGTTCCTGTGGTTAATATTTCGTCAAGTATGTCACAGTGGTTAATTATGGGAGGGTTAATTTTAGGTTTTGCATCAAAATCAAGTTTAGGATTTTATGTGGCGGTTGCAGGTTTAATTTTAATGGCAATTGCAACTGCATTTAGTTTTGTTACACTTCCAGTAGAATACGATGCAAGTAACAGAGCTTTGGCTTGGTTGAAAAATAAAAACATGGTAAGTCAGCAAGAATATGCGGGTGCCGAAGATTCATTAAAATGGGCAGCACGTACTTATGTAGTAGCCGCTTTAGGAGCTTTAGCATCTTTATTATATTGGGCTTTCCAAATTTTAGGTTCGAGAGATTAAACAACTAAAATTCCAAAAATAGAAATTCCAAATTCCAATGTGAGTTTGGAATTTTTTTTCTTCTAATTTTGAATTTTTTTGTTTCTGAATTTTTTTGTTTCTGAGTTTTGGAATTTGGAATTTTTCTATTGGATTTTTTTACAACTGAATTTGTCGTTCTATCTGCTGTTCCAAAGAAATGTACGTTTCCGTTCGTGAAACTCCATCAATGGGTTGGATTTTCTTGTTGAGCAATTGCATCAAATGTTCGTTATCTTTACAAAT
It encodes the following:
- a CDS encoding zinc metallopeptidase; the protein is MWTYYIIIGAIALVSWLVSNKLKSKFAFYSKVTLRNGMSGAEIAEKMLQDHGITDVKVISTPGQLTDHYNPANKTVNLSEAVYNQRNAAAAAVAAHECGHAVQHAHAYEWLTMRSKMVPVVNISSSMSQWLIMGGLILGFASKSSLGFYVAVAGLILMAIATAFSFVTLPVEYDASNRALAWLKNKNMVSQQEYAGAEDSLKWAARTYVVAALGALASLLYWAFQILGSRD